A genome region from Clostridium sp. JN-9 includes the following:
- the pepT gene encoding peptidase T, producing the protein MSNVVEKLLKYVTFDTQSNEESTTVPTTSKQLVLAKELVKELESIGMKEVSLDKYGYVMATLPSNTDKKIPVIGFLSHMDTSPEISGENIKPQIIENYDGNDIVLNKEKNVILSTKDFKELKEYKGKTLITTDGTTLLGADDKAGIAEIMTAMEHLINHPEIKHGKIRVAFTPDEEVGKGTDYFDVTKFGVDFAYTLDGGAIGELEYENFNAAGAKIKINGKSVHPGSAKDTMINAILVANEFISMLPAIETPTHTEGYEGFYHVVSINGGVEEATMNMIIRDHDKTIFENRKQNVEKIAVELNKKYGEGTVNADIKDQYYNMKEKVEPVKHIVDTAFEAMKSCGIVPKVQPIRGGTDGAQLSFKGIPTPNLFTGGHNFHGKYEFIPTFAMEKAVDVVVKIIELYSNK; encoded by the coding sequence ATGTCAAATGTAGTTGAAAAGTTATTAAAATACGTTACTTTTGATACCCAATCAAATGAAGAATCTACAACAGTGCCTACAACTTCCAAGCAGTTAGTTTTAGCAAAGGAACTTGTAAAAGAATTAGAATCCATTGGAATGAAAGAGGTTTCATTAGATAAATATGGATATGTAATGGCAACTCTTCCTTCAAATACTGATAAAAAGATTCCTGTAATTGGTTTCTTATCTCATATGGATACAAGTCCAGAAATATCCGGAGAAAATATAAAACCGCAAATAATTGAAAATTATGATGGAAATGATATAGTTCTTAACAAAGAAAAAAATGTTATTCTTTCCACAAAAGATTTTAAAGAGCTTAAGGAATATAAAGGTAAAACTCTGATTACCACAGATGGCACAACTCTGCTTGGTGCTGATGATAAAGCAGGTATAGCAGAAATTATGACTGCTATGGAACATCTTATTAATCATCCAGAAATAAAACATGGGAAAATTCGTGTAGCATTTACTCCTGATGAAGAGGTTGGCAAAGGAACTGACTATTTCGATGTAACTAAATTTGGCGTTGACTTTGCATATACTCTTGATGGAGGTGCAATAGGAGAACTTGAATATGAGAACTTTAATGCTGCAGGAGCAAAAATTAAAATCAATGGAAAAAGTGTGCACCCTGGATCTGCAAAGGATACAATGATAAATGCAATACTTGTTGCAAATGAATTTATATCTATGCTTCCAGCAATTGAAACACCTACACATACAGAAGGATACGAAGGCTTCTATCATGTTGTTAGTATTAACGGCGGTGTTGAAGAAGCTACAATGAATATGATAATAAGAGATCATGATAAAACAATATTTGAAAACAGAAAACAAAATGTTGAGAAAATTGCAGTTGAATTAAATAAAAAATATGGAGAAGGAACTGTTAATGCTGATATTAAAGATCAGTACTACAACATGAAAGAAAAGGTTGAGCCTGTAAAACATATAGTTGATACTGCTTTTGAGGCTATGAAGTCCTGCGGAATCGTTCCAAAAGTTCAGCCTATAAGAGGAGGTACTGACGGAGCTCAATTATCATTTAAAGGAATACCTACTCCAAACCTGTTTACAGGCGGTCATAACTTCCACGGTAAATATGAATTTATTCCAACATTTGCAATGGAAAAAGCTGTAGACGTTGTTGTAAAAATCATTGAACTTTACTCAAATAAATAA
- the citD gene encoding citrate lyase acyl carrier protein, protein MKINKVAKAGTLESNDILIMIMPNENNGIELELQSIVEKQFGEQIRKVIMDTLNEAGVHSATVKAQDKGALDYTIRARVKTAIDRAK, encoded by the coding sequence ATGAAAATAAATAAAGTTGCAAAAGCAGGCACTTTAGAATCTAATGATATATTAATAATGATTATGCCAAATGAAAACAATGGAATTGAACTGGAACTTCAGAGCATAGTGGAAAAACAGTTTGGAGAGCAGATAAGAAAGGTTATTATGGATACTTTAAATGAAGCTGGAGTGCATAGTGCTACTGTAAAGGCTCAGGATAAGGGAGCACTGGATTATACAATAAGGGCAAGAGTGAAAACTGCAATAGACAGGGCAAAATAA
- the citF gene encoding citrate lyase subunit alpha, translated as MKNILQRKLPEYIEGYGKVKPFQGAFANYNEVNISSVKVKSVKPGEDKVLNSIDEALDKVELKDGMCVSFHHHLRNGDFILNNVIYALAKRGIKDITVAASSIFPIHEPLVEYIKSGVVTGIYANYISGPVAKAVSDGLLKKPAVMMTHGGRSRAIESGDLHIDIAFVAAPTADTYGNINGVYGKSACGSLGYAVSDAMFADKVIAITDNLVPYPACPIEISQIYVDYVVKVDSIGNPAGIVSGTTKITKDPVGLKIAKMASQVIEASGLVKDGMSFQTGAGGTSLAVAVELEKIMKKNNIVGSFAAGGVTAYIVDMLNEGLFNNIFDVQCFDLKAVESYRDNSKHMGMSGSMYGNPHNKGAVVNNLDVMILGATEIDTNFNVNVTTGSDGVIMGGSGGHSDTAAGAKLSIVVTNLMKARLPIIKDAVTTITTPGESIDVLVTERGIAVNPLRKDLIEKLSKTNLTVMPIEELKLMAEKITGKPKPIETSDKVVAVVEYRDGTVIDVVRKPM; from the coding sequence ATGAAAAATATACTTCAGAGAAAGTTACCTGAATACATAGAGGGCTATGGAAAAGTTAAACCCTTTCAGGGAGCATTTGCAAATTATAATGAAGTAAATATATCTTCTGTGAAAGTAAAATCTGTTAAGCCAGGTGAAGATAAAGTATTAAACAGTATAGATGAGGCTTTAGACAAAGTTGAATTAAAGGATGGAATGTGTGTATCATTTCATCATCACCTGAGAAATGGAGATTTTATATTAAATAATGTTATTTATGCACTGGCTAAGAGGGGAATTAAAGATATAACTGTAGCAGCCAGTTCCATATTCCCAATACATGAACCATTAGTTGAGTATATTAAAAGCGGAGTAGTCACTGGAATATATGCTAATTATATTTCAGGACCAGTTGCAAAAGCTGTTTCTGATGGGTTGTTAAAAAAGCCTGCAGTAATGATGACACATGGAGGAAGATCAAGAGCCATTGAAAGCGGAGACTTACACATAGACATAGCTTTTGTTGCAGCACCCACTGCAGATACATACGGAAATATTAATGGAGTTTATGGTAAATCTGCCTGTGGTTCTCTAGGTTATGCTGTAAGTGATGCTATGTTTGCGGATAAAGTTATTGCTATTACAGATAATTTAGTACCATATCCAGCATGTCCCATAGAAATAAGTCAAATATATGTTGACTATGTAGTAAAAGTTGATTCTATAGGTAATCCAGCAGGTATCGTATCCGGAACCACTAAAATAACAAAGGATCCAGTAGGACTTAAAATTGCAAAAATGGCTTCACAGGTTATTGAAGCTTCTGGACTGGTAAAAGACGGTATGTCATTTCAAACCGGAGCTGGTGGGACTTCACTTGCAGTTGCTGTGGAGTTGGAGAAAATCATGAAGAAAAACAATATAGTAGGAAGTTTTGCAGCAGGAGGAGTAACAGCTTATATCGTGGATATGCTTAATGAAGGTTTATTTAATAATATATTTGATGTACAATGCTTTGATCTTAAAGCAGTTGAATCATACAGGGATAATTCAAAACATATGGGCATGTCAGGATCTATGTATGGAAATCCTCATAATAAGGGAGCTGTTGTAAATAACCTGGATGTAATGATACTTGGAGCAACTGAAATTGATACTAATTTTAATGTAAATGTAACAACAGGATCAGATGGAGTTATTATGGGAGGATCAGGCGGTCATAGTGATACAGCTGCAGGTGCAAAGCTGTCAATTGTAGTTACAAATCTTATGAAGGCAAGACTGCCCATAATCAAAGATGCGGTAACCACTATAACCACACCAGGAGAGTCTATAGACGTACTGGTTACAGAAAGAGGAATTGCAGTAAATCCTTTAAGAAAAGATCTTATAGAAAAACTAAGTAAAACAAATCTCACTGTTATGCCAATAGAGGAATTAAAGCTAATGGCAGAGAAAATCACAGGAAAGCCTAAGCCCATAGAAACCAGTGATAAGGTTGTTGCTGTAGTAGAGTACAGGGATGGTACTGTTATAGATGTGGTTAGAAAGCCAATGTAA
- the citC gene encoding [citrate (pro-3S)-lyase] ligase — protein sequence MWLESQCKENVMFGLQLEKVNLNNSRDKEEVDKFLQKFNLILDKDVDYTIVLRDEQKAIKATCSKAGNVFKCFAVSEELRGENVTGTLITELVNTMFDQGIYQSFIFTKPDKAKVFEALNFSILCETENAVLLEYGISNINKYLSSLVKQYSINTEIKNGALVMNCNPFTLGHRYLIEKASAQCEKVLLFIVQEDKSLFPFKDRYNLVKNGVSDLSNVNVIPGGQYIISKATFPSYFIRKEELRTRAYEEIDASIFGKYFCSRLNINKRFVGCEPYCSVTNSYNETLKRILPRYGVKLIEIERNKYEDNYISASIVRQLIREGKLKEVKYLVPEVTWQFLNSKEGQVVLDKIKKSNSPH from the coding sequence ATGTGGTTAGAAAGCCAATGTAAGGAGAATGTTATGTTTGGTCTTCAGCTTGAGAAAGTGAATTTAAATAATTCAAGGGACAAAGAAGAGGTTGATAAATTTCTTCAAAAATTTAATCTTATTCTGGATAAGGATGTTGATTACACAATTGTTCTTAGAGATGAACAGAAAGCCATAAAAGCAACCTGTTCAAAAGCAGGGAATGTATTTAAATGCTTTGCTGTTTCAGAGGAATTACGCGGGGAAAATGTTACAGGCACTTTAATTACAGAATTGGTAAATACAATGTTTGACCAGGGGATTTATCAAAGCTTTATTTTTACAAAGCCTGATAAAGCAAAAGTATTTGAAGCACTAAATTTCAGCATACTCTGTGAGACTGAAAATGCTGTGCTGCTTGAATATGGAATTTCAAACATAAACAAATATTTAAGCAGCCTTGTGAAGCAATATAGTATTAATACAGAAATCAAAAATGGGGCATTGGTAATGAACTGCAATCCTTTTACACTAGGGCACAGATATTTAATTGAGAAGGCATCAGCACAGTGTGAAAAGGTATTATTGTTCATAGTTCAGGAAGATAAGTCCTTATTCCCATTTAAGGACAGATATAATCTGGTTAAGAATGGGGTCAGTGATTTATCAAATGTTAATGTAATTCCCGGAGGTCAGTATATTATATCCAAAGCAACATTCCCTTCTTACTTTATAAGAAAAGAAGAATTAAGAACCAGGGCCTATGAGGAAATTGATGCATCTATCTTTGGAAAATATTTTTGCAGCAGATTAAATATAAATAAAAGATTTGTTGGCTGTGAGCCATACTGCAGTGTAACAAACAGTTATAATGAAACATTAAAAAGAATACTTCCAAGGTACGGAGTCAAGCTTATAGAAATAGAAAGAAATAAATATGAAGATAATTATATATCTGCTTCTATAGTGAGACAGTTAATAAGAGAAGGCAAATTAAAGGAAGTAAAATACCTTGTCCCAGAAGTTACCTGGCAGTTTTTAAATTCTAAGGAGGGACAGGTGGTATTAGATAAAATTAAAAAATCTAATTCACCTCATTAA
- a CDS encoding aldolase/citrate lyase family protein, which yields MKKLRRTMLFMPGNNPGMLQNAAILGADSVILDLEDAVSLTEKDSARTLVSEAIKFLDFSKVELVVRVNPLDTNYGKKDIDAIGRVKPDSLMIPKATEDQLRTIDKMLSEIENQEDFEEKCIKLIPIIETAYGLENVYNIIKSSDRVSAVLLGAEDLTLDFGIKRTKKGKEILYARNRVSAACRAAKVDAIDTPFTDTNDYDGLAKDTEKAKALGFTGKASINPRQIDTIHQVLAPTDEEIQHSIKVLEARDEAFSKGLGVFSLNGKMVDAPVINRAVTTVELAKMLGLI from the coding sequence ATGAAAAAATTGAGAAGAACAATGCTTTTTATGCCAGGCAATAATCCCGGTATGCTTCAAAATGCTGCTATACTTGGGGCTGATTCAGTCATATTAGACCTTGAGGATGCCGTAAGTCTTACTGAAAAGGACAGTGCAAGAACTTTAGTAAGTGAAGCAATAAAGTTCTTAGATTTTTCAAAAGTTGAGCTGGTTGTCAGGGTGAATCCTCTGGATACGAATTATGGCAAAAAGGATATTGATGCAATTGGAAGAGTTAAACCAGATTCATTAATGATACCAAAGGCTACTGAAGATCAGCTGAGAACCATTGATAAAATGCTCAGTGAAATTGAGAACCAGGAAGACTTTGAGGAAAAATGCATAAAACTGATTCCTATTATTGAAACTGCGTATGGCCTTGAAAATGTTTACAATATTATTAAATCTTCAGACAGGGTATCAGCAGTGCTGTTAGGGGCAGAAGATCTTACTTTAGACTTTGGCATAAAGAGAACAAAGAAGGGAAAAGAAATTTTGTATGCTCGAAACAGAGTATCAGCTGCCTGCAGAGCTGCAAAAGTAGATGCTATAGATACACCATTTACAGATACAAATGACTATGATGGCCTTGCAAAGGATACTGAAAAAGCAAAGGCTCTTGGATTTACTGGTAAGGCTTCAATCAATCCAAGACAGATAGATACCATACACCAGGTTCTGGCTCCAACAGATGAGGAAATTCAGCATAGCATAAAGGTGTTAGAAGCCAGGGATGAAGCCTTTAGCAAGGGCTTGGGGGTGTTTTCGTTAAATGGTAAGATGGTAGATGCACCTGTTATAAATAGAGCTGTAACTACAGTGGAATTAGCAAAAATGCTTGGGCTTATATAG
- the glgP gene encoding alpha-glucan family phosphorylase codes for MDTSKLPKVAYFCMEYGLESDFKIYAGGLGILAGDYLKGAKDLNVPLVGIGIKWKQGYTDQVIDQDGNPYDTYHNYNYDFLEDTGVKVSVKIRNVDVVCKVWKTEKFGNNTLYLLDTDIPENQDAWITGQLYGWFGEERIAQEIVLGIGGVRALRALKIPVDIYHFNEGHADLAALELIREKMSSGKSFEEALKLTREEVVFTTHTPILQGNESHPLDKLEYMGAFNGLTRDQMISLGGDPFNMTVAGLRLSRKSNAVAKLHAVTANKMWKDVSGRCEIIGITNAIHTPTWVDSRMTSAFQENRALLPVHQEIKKETIKFIKERTGVNLDADKLLIGFSRRAAPYKRSDLIFTEPKIIDPLLNSGRVQIAFSGKAHPLDDTGKAIVANLVQMMKKYPNSVVFLENYDMNIGRMLTKGSDIWLNNPRRPLEASGTSGMKAAMNGVLNCSILDGWWPEACNDGVNGWQFGNGKSVDDFKSVEELDKNDSDALYDTLLNRVIPTYYENKDKWEKMMIESIKSTREYFSTKRMLEEYYKELYMK; via the coding sequence ATGGATACAAGTAAATTGCCTAAAGTTGCTTATTTTTGCATGGAATATGGCTTAGAATCTGATTTTAAAATATATGCAGGTGGTCTTGGAATACTGGCTGGTGACTATTTAAAAGGAGCTAAGGACTTAAATGTACCTTTAGTCGGTATAGGTATAAAGTGGAAGCAGGGATATACTGATCAGGTTATAGATCAGGACGGAAACCCATACGATACCTATCATAATTATAACTATGATTTCTTGGAAGATACAGGCGTAAAGGTATCTGTTAAAATTAGAAATGTGGATGTAGTATGTAAAGTCTGGAAGACTGAAAAGTTCGGTAATAATACTCTTTATCTTCTAGATACTGATATACCAGAAAACCAGGATGCCTGGATTACAGGACAGCTTTATGGCTGGTTCGGTGAAGAGAGAATTGCACAGGAAATTGTACTTGGCATAGGCGGTGTGAGAGCCCTGAGAGCATTAAAGATTCCAGTAGATATTTATCATTTTAATGAAGGCCATGCTGATTTAGCAGCTCTGGAATTAATCAGGGAAAAAATGAGCTCAGGTAAATCCTTTGAGGAAGCCTTAAAATTAACAAGGGAGGAAGTTGTGTTTACAACTCATACACCTATATTACAGGGAAATGAATCTCATCCACTGGATAAACTTGAATATATGGGTGCATTTAATGGACTGACAAGAGATCAGATGATTTCGCTAGGAGGAGATCCTTTTAATATGACTGTAGCGGGTTTGAGACTTTCCAGAAAATCTAATGCAGTTGCAAAGCTTCATGCAGTTACAGCAAACAAAATGTGGAAGGACGTTTCCGGGAGATGTGAAATAATAGGAATAACAAATGCCATTCACACACCAACCTGGGTTGACAGCAGAATGACCAGTGCTTTCCAGGAAAATAGAGCTCTGCTGCCTGTTCACCAGGAAATAAAGAAAGAAACCATTAAATTTATTAAAGAAAGAACAGGAGTTAATCTGGATGCTGATAAGTTACTCATTGGTTTCTCCAGAAGAGCTGCTCCATATAAGAGAAGCGATTTAATATTTACCGAGCCCAAAATTATAGATCCATTATTGAACAGCGGCAGGGTACAAATTGCATTTTCCGGCAAAGCACATCCATTGGATGATACAGGTAAAGCAATTGTAGCTAATTTAGTTCAAATGATGAAGAAATACCCTAACAGTGTAGTATTTCTTGAAAATTATGATATGAATATTGGCAGGATGCTTACAAAAGGATCTGATATCTGGCTTAATAATCCAAGAAGACCTCTTGAAGCCAGCGGAACTTCAGGAATGAAAGCTGCCATGAATGGTGTATTAAACTGCTCAATACTTGATGGATGGTGGCCTGAAGCATGTAATGACGGAGTTAACGGATGGCAGTTTGGTAATGGTAAATCCGTAGATGATTTTAAGTCTGTGGAGGAATTAGACAAAAACGACTCTGATGCATTATATGACACTCTTTTAAACAGAGTAATTCCAACCTATTATGAAAACAAAGATAAGTGGGAAAAAATGATGATAGAAAGTATCAAATCCACAAGGGAATACTTCTCTACAAAGAGAATGCTTGAGGAATATTATAAAGAACTTTATATGAAATAA
- the citX gene encoding citrate lyase holo-[acyl-carrier protein] synthase, which translates to MDKLFDYNIKDIKKYSIYEILNERENRVRLISLLEEKYKCTIISLRVNYPGENKCNNISIGVCTIIGRELLREFKNYLNVQWYLGAEGPIFIMAVHGKPYEIKKAVVSIEDKHPLGRLVDIDVYSQGRGISRKDLNMPPRKCFICEDSAHNCARSRKHSLEEIEEFIKLKYNDYINKQI; encoded by the coding sequence ATGGACAAATTATTTGATTATAATATTAAAGATATAAAAAAGTATTCCATTTATGAAATACTAAATGAAAGAGAAAACAGGGTAAGGCTAATTTCTCTTCTTGAGGAAAAATACAAATGTACAATTATATCCTTAAGAGTTAACTATCCGGGAGAAAATAAGTGTAATAATATAAGTATTGGAGTATGTACTATAATAGGCAGAGAACTTTTGCGGGAATTTAAAAACTATTTAAATGTTCAATGGTATTTAGGCGCTGAAGGCCCAATATTTATTATGGCAGTTCATGGTAAGCCATATGAAATAAAAAAAGCAGTTGTTTCTATAGAGGATAAACATCCATTAGGAAGACTGGTGGATATAGATGTATACAGCCAGGGGAGAGGTATAAGCAGAAAAGATCTTAATATGCCACCGAGAAAATGCTTTATTTGTGAAGATAGTGCTCATAACTGCGCCAGAAGCAGAAAACATTCACTTGAAGAAATTGAAGAGTTTATAAAGCTTAAATATAATGATTATATTAATAAGCAGATTTAA
- a CDS encoding Fe-S-containing hydro-lyase, with protein sequence MEKKIVTPLTEEKVKELKAGDSVLITGTIYTARDAAHKRLVDLLHENKPLPFDVKDAIIYYVGPTPAKPGEPIGSAGPTTSYRMDPYAPELLDIGLKGMIGKGLRSKEVVESMVKNKAVYFAAIGGAAALMGKAVKKAELVAYEDLGSEAVRKLEVENLPVVVVIDSEGNNLYEIGQKEYLNSLK encoded by the coding sequence ATGGAAAAGAAAATAGTAACTCCATTAACTGAAGAAAAAGTAAAAGAATTAAAAGCTGGAGACAGTGTATTAATAACAGGAACAATATATACAGCAAGAGATGCTGCACATAAAAGATTAGTAGATCTGCTGCATGAAAATAAACCTCTTCCATTTGATGTAAAAGACGCAATAATATATTATGTAGGGCCAACACCTGCAAAGCCTGGAGAACCAATAGGATCAGCAGGACCAACTACAAGCTATAGAATGGATCCATATGCACCTGAACTCCTGGATATTGGACTTAAGGGAATGATAGGAAAAGGATTAAGATCAAAAGAAGTGGTAGAATCTATGGTTAAAAATAAAGCTGTTTATTTTGCTGCTATTGGAGGTGCTGCAGCATTGATGGGCAAAGCTGTTAAAAAGGCAGAGCTTGTAGCCTATGAGGATTTAGGATCAGAGGCCGTAAGAAAGCTTGAAGTTGAAAATCTTCCTGTGGTTGTGGTAATTGACAGTGAAGGTAATAACCTGTATGAAATCGGCCAGAAGGAATATTTAAACTCTTTAAAATAG
- a CDS encoding fumarate hydratase, producing MKEVNTAEIVKAVKKMCINSNIHLNEDVKNKIKEASNNEKWPMAKGILNKILDNVDTAAAENMPMCQDTGMACVFVELGQDVHIVGGSIEDAINEGVRQGYEEGYLRKSVVKDPLNRVNTKDNTPAVIYYDVVPGEKLKITVAPKGFGSENMSQIKMLKPADGLEGVKNFILKVVKEAGPNPCPPIVVGVGIGGTFDKAANLAKRALIRPLSERNHNKFYASLEEELLKKINETGIGPQGFGGLTTALAVNIETYATHIAGLPVAVNINCHVTRHDEVEF from the coding sequence ATGAAAGAGGTAAACACAGCCGAAATAGTGAAAGCAGTAAAGAAAATGTGTATAAATTCCAATATACATTTAAATGAAGATGTTAAAAATAAAATAAAAGAAGCTTCAAATAATGAAAAGTGGCCAATGGCAAAAGGAATATTAAATAAAATACTGGATAATGTAGACACAGCAGCAGCTGAAAACATGCCAATGTGTCAGGATACGGGAATGGCATGCGTTTTTGTTGAATTAGGCCAGGATGTGCACATTGTGGGTGGAAGCATTGAAGATGCTATTAATGAAGGTGTAAGACAGGGATATGAAGAGGGATATTTAAGAAAATCTGTAGTTAAAGATCCCCTCAACAGAGTAAATACTAAAGATAATACTCCTGCAGTAATATATTATGATGTGGTACCAGGTGAAAAGCTTAAAATAACTGTAGCACCTAAGGGATTTGGTTCTGAGAACATGAGCCAGATAAAAATGTTAAAACCTGCAGATGGATTAGAGGGAGTTAAAAACTTCATATTAAAAGTTGTAAAGGAAGCCGGCCCCAATCCTTGTCCTCCAATTGTAGTAGGAGTAGGAATAGGGGGAACTTTTGACAAAGCTGCTAATCTTGCAAAAAGAGCTTTAATAAGACCTTTATCAGAAAGAAATCATAATAAGTTTTATGCATCCCTGGAAGAAGAACTTCTTAAGAAAATAAATGAAACTGGAATTGGACCTCAGGGATTTGGCGGATTAACCACAGCCCTGGCAGTAAATATAGAAACTTATGCAACACATATAGCAGGACTTCCTGTAGCTGTAAATATAAATTGTCATGTAACAAGGCATGATGAAGTAGAATTTTAG
- the iscB gene encoding RNA-guided endonuclease IscB: protein MSKQKEYAFVLDFTNNKLAPTNTNKAWILIRKKKAKLLQKYPMVIQLNYEVKIDKETEIICGIDDGSSHVGISLIQKCKTYNKPIFKGTIELRQDIKGLMDVRRGYRRYKRSHKRYRQARFSNRSMSTRKGRVAPSILQKKQSIIRVINQLLRFINIKKFHLEDVTIDIRALTDGKKLYRWQYQKSNRLDENIRKAIILRDGCKCMECGKSNCVLEVHHIVPKRLKGKNNQDNLITLCSNCHDKTKGQEEKFIKYYQLMINGKNIRLDYAQHVMQGKNWLRNELSKLGKLVLTTGGDTANKRIDWNIDKTHSNDALVASDLIINNELCNIKDYIIKPMRRKSKAKTYECLGFKHRDLIKYTKKNGESYIGYITALYSEKKQCNITTLENKILKRYGIKPCKLLWRFNKIYWF, encoded by the coding sequence ATGTCAAAACAAAAAGAATATGCTTTTGTATTGGATTTTACAAATAATAAATTAGCACCCACAAATACTAATAAAGCATGGATACTAATTAGAAAAAAGAAAGCTAAATTATTACAAAAATATCCTATGGTTATTCAATTAAATTATGAAGTCAAAATAGATAAAGAAACTGAAATAATTTGTGGAATAGATGATGGGAGTAGTCATGTAGGAATTTCATTAATTCAAAAATGTAAAACTTATAATAAGCCTATATTTAAAGGAACTATTGAACTAAGACAAGACATTAAGGGATTAATGGATGTTAGACGTGGATATAGAAGATATAAAAGAAGTCACAAAAGATATAGACAAGCGAGATTTAGCAATAGAAGTATGTCAACTAGAAAAGGTAGAGTTGCACCAAGTATATTACAAAAGAAACAATCTATAATTAGAGTTATCAATCAATTGTTGAGATTCATTAACATAAAAAAATTTCATTTAGAAGATGTTACAATTGATATAAGAGCATTAACGGATGGGAAAAAGTTATATAGATGGCAGTATCAAAAATCCAATAGACTAGATGAAAATATAAGGAAAGCAATTATATTAAGAGATGGTTGTAAATGTATGGAGTGCGGTAAATCTAATTGTGTATTAGAAGTTCATCACATTGTCCCCAAAAGACTTAAAGGTAAAAATAATCAAGACAATTTAATTACACTTTGTAGCAACTGTCATGATAAAACAAAAGGACAGGAAGAAAAATTTATTAAATATTATCAATTAATGATTAATGGTAAAAATATAAGGCTTGATTATGCTCAACATGTTATGCAAGGCAAAAATTGGTTAAGAAATGAATTATCTAAATTAGGAAAACTTGTATTAACTACTGGTGGAGATACCGCCAATAAAAGAATTGACTGGAATATAGATAAAACGCATAGTAATGACGCATTGGTTGCAAGTGATTTAATAATTAATAATGAACTGTGTAATATAAAAGATTATATTATTAAACCTATGAGAAGGAAATCTAAGGCTAAAACTTATGAATGTTTAGGATTTAAGCATAGAGATTTAATCAAATATACTAAAAAGAATGGCGAAAGCTATATTGGATATATAACTGCATTATATTCAGAGAAAAAACAATGTAATATAACAACTTTAGAAAATAAAATATTGAAAAGATATGGAATTAAGCCTTGTAAGTTATTATGGAGATTTAATAAGATATATTGGTTTTAA